TTCGAGAAGGACGGCACCCTGGTCAAGCGCGACCGCACCGAGATCGAGCGCGACATCGCCGCCTACACCGTGATCGAGCACGACGGCGTGATCTTCGGCTGCGCCGCGCTCTACCCCTACCCCGAGGCCGGCACGGCCGAGATGGCCGCGGTGACCGTCTCGCCCAACAGCCAGGGCACGGGCGACGGCGAGAAGCTGCTCAAGCGCATAGAGCAGCGCGCGCGCATGCTGGGCCTCACGAGCATCTTCGTGCTGACCACGCGCACCATGCACTGGTTCATCAAGCGGGGCTTTTCGCCCGTGGACCCCGACTGGCTGCCCGAGGCGCGCAAGCGCAAGTACAACTGGGACCGCAAGAGCCAGGTGCTGGTCAAGAAGCTCTAGGCCGCGCGCCCCCTCGCCCGGCACGAGGGCCTGCTGCGGCGTGGCAGTGCCGTGCCGGGCGGCACGCCGTGGAGCGCGGGCCCGATGCGGTCCAGGCGCGCCTCGGGACCACCCTGATTCGTTGAACTGCCTTCGGTTCCTCGCCCGTCCTGGCCACGAAGCATGGCGGCGCGACGGACTCTCCCCCATGCATGCCCCCCATCGCAGGGCAGGCCTGCCCCTGCGCGCACCGCGTCCGCACCGTGTCGGTGAAAACCACTAGTCCACTTCATTGACTGCAAAAGTCACAAGTGTCTACACTTGATTAGACACTGATGTTCATCGCCAGTATTTCAGCTTTCCGTACGCAGCTATGGTCCCGGGATTGGAAATTTTCCCTTTTCCGCCAGCCAGTTGCACGGGATGGATACCAGTGACTCCATGCCTGTCTTCCCTCCACCCGGGGAGCAGCCTTTTTTCATCGACCCGGAGATTCGCATGACGATCCAGCGCTTCAAGACCAACAACCGCATGAGCCAGGCCGTGGTGGCCAACGGCTTCGTTTTCCTGGCGGGCCAGGTGGCGGACGACACCTCGGCCAGCGTGGCCGGCCAGACCCGCCAGATCCTGGACAAGATCGACACGCTGCTGGCCGAGACGGGCTGCGACAAGGCCAGGATCGTGCAGGCCACCATCTGGCTCGCGGACCACAAGACCTTCGCCGAGATGAACGAGGTGTGGGACGCCTGGGTGCCCCCGGGCCACGCGCCGGCGCGCGCCTGCGTGGAGTCGGCCCTGGCCTTCCCGCCCTACACGGTGGAAATCGGCGTGGTGGCCGCCCTCTGACACGCGGCCGCAAGGGAGCCCCATCCATGCATACCGTCGTTCTGGGTGCCGGCGTCGCGGGCATCACCTCCGCCTGGTATCTGGCCTCGCAAGGCCGCCAGGTGACGGTGATCGACCGGCAGCCGCTGGCCGCCTCCGAGACCAGCTACGCCAATGCCGGCATGGTCGCGCCGGGCCATTCGTACACCTGGGCGTCGCCGCGCGCGCCCGGCATCCTGTGGCGCTCGCTGCGCGACAGCACCCAGGCGCTGCGCCTGAAGCTCAACGCCGACCCGTACATGTGGGTCTGGCTGTGGAAGTTCCTGCAGAACTGCACGGCCGAGCGCTCGCGCATCAACACCAGCCGCAAGCTGGTGCTGTGCCGCTATTCGCAGGAGCGGCTGCAGGAGCTGACGGCGACCCTGGGCCTGGAATACGAGCGCATCAGCCAGGGTGCGCTGTACATGTACCGCGACGCCGCATCGTTCCAGCGCGGCCAGGCAAACATGCGTATCCTCTCGGACGGCGGCATGCGGCTCGACGTGCTGGACGCCGACGGCGTGATCACCCGCGAACCCGCGCTGGCCTCGGCCCGCGAGCACATCGCCGGCGCGATCTACTGCCCCAGCGACGAGAGCGGCGACGCGCGCATGTTCACCCGCGCGCTGGCCGAGCGCTGCCGTGCGGCGGGCGTGCGCTTCCTGATGGACACGTCCATCGACCGCATCGAGGCCCGGGGCGACCGCATCGCCGCGGTGCACACCAGCGCGGGCCCCGTCACGGCAGACGAATATGTGCTGTCGCTGGGCAGCTACTCGCCCATCCTGGCGCGGCCGCTGGGCTACAGCCTGCCCATCTACCCGGTCAAGGGCTACTCGGTCACCTTCCCCATCGGCGATGGGCACCAGCCGCCCACGCTCGCGGGCGTGGACGAGAACAACCTCGTCGCCTGGGCGCGCTTCGGCGACCGGCTGCGCTTCACGGCCACGGCCGAGTTCAGCGGCTACGACACGCGCCACAGCCCGCGCGACTTCGAGCCCATGCTGCGCGCGGCACGCCAGCTGTTCCCGAACGGCGCGGACTGGAGCCAGCCGGACCACTGGGCCGGGCTGCGGCCGATGACGCCCGAGAACACGCCCATCCTGGGCGCGAGCCGGCACGGCAACCTGTTCCTGAACACGGGCCACGGCCACATGGGCTGGACCATGGCCTGCGGCACGGCGCAGATCCTGGCCGACCTCATGAACGGCCGCAAGCCGGCCATCGACATCACCGGAATGACCCTCGCATGAACGACACCGCAACCCCCGAGGGCGCCTACACGGTGCTGACCTTCACCATGGACGAGGGCGTGATGGCCCGCGCCGCCATAGGCTTGGTGGTGCTGGCCACCGACCAGACGCTGGAGCACGAGTGGCGCCAGATCATCGACCTGCCCGGCGTGGCCTTCTTCGAGGCGCGCCTGTACAACTCACCCGACATCACGCCCGCCAACCTGGCGGAGATGGAGAAGGACATCACGGCCGCAGTGGAGCTGATCGTGCCCGACGTGCCGCTGCAGGTCGTGGCCTTCGGCTGCACCTCGGGCTCCATCGTGATCGGTGAGGAGCAGGTGGCCCGGCGCATCCGCGAGGCACGCCCCGGCGCAGCCGTCACCACGCCCATCACGGGCGCCGTGGCGGGCCTCAAGGCGCTGGGCGCGCAGCGCGTGGCCCTGATCACCCCCTACGTGCAGAGCGTGAACCAGCTCTTCCAGACGCACCTGCAGGCCTGCGGCCTGCAGGTCAGCCGCGTAGGCACTTTCAACCATGCCAACGACAACGAGGTGGCGCGCATCGACGCCGCCTCGCTGCGCGCCGCCATCCTGGCCACGGGCGGCCATGGCGACGTGGATGCCGTCTTCGTCTCGTGCACCAGCCTGCGCATGGCCACGCTGATCCGCGGCGTGGAGCAGGAGCTGGGCAAGCCCGTCATCGCCAGCAATTCCGCCATGGCCTGGCACGCGCTGCGCCTGGCGGGCGTGCACGACGCGCTACCGCAATTCGGCCGCCTGTTCGAGATCTGAAGCCTGCCGCATACGCCCCTGTTTCCGTTCCCTCACCACAACCACTACAGGAGATACCACCATGCGTTCCAACTTTCCCTCGGGCCGCCGCTTGCGCAATGTGGCTGCCGCGTCTCTGCTCGCCCTGGGCGGCGCCACCGCCGCCTGGGCCCAGGACAGCATCAACATCGGCGCCGTGCTGTCGCTCACCGGAGCCAACGCCACCGTAGGCGAAGACGTGCGCCGCGGGATCATGCTGGGCGTGGAGCACGTCAACGCCAAGGGCGGCGTGCTGGGCAAGAAAATCAACGTCATCGTCGAGGACTCGGGCGGCAACCCCACCACGGCGCTCAACGCCGCGCGCAAGCTGGCCACCGTGGACAAGGTGCCCGTGGTGATGGGCGAATATTCTTCCGGCATCACGCTGCCCATGGCGCAATACCTGGTCAAGGAAGGCGTGACGCACCTGAACATCAACAGCAGCAGCACCAAGATCCGCCAATTGGGCGCCACCTCGTTCAGCCTGGTGGGCCTGGAGAACTTCAGCAACAAGTTCGCCGCCGCCGACACCTACGCGCTGGGTTTTCGCCGCGTGGCCATGATCGCGCCCAACAACGCCTACGGCCAGGGCGTGTTCGAAGGGTACAAGGCCGAATTCGAGAAGCTCGGCGGCAAGGTGGTGACCGAGGTGCTCTACACCGCGGGCCAGTCCACCTACCGCCGCGAGCTGCAGCAGATGGCGCGCAGCAATCCCGACGCCTACGTCTACACCGCCTACGGGCAGGAGTCCGCGGTGATCAACCGCGAGGCCGAAGAACTGGGCCTGCGCAAGGTGCCGTGGTACGCCATCCTGATGACCATGAGCCTGTCGGACACGCCGCCCGCCATCGCCAACGGCCAGCTCGGCATGGAACTGGGCTCCGTGCAGGGCGCGGCGGGCAAAGCCTATGCCGATGCGTTCAAGGCCAAGTACAAGGAAGGCTTCAAGACCTCCTACACCGGCTACGGCTACGACGGCGTGCTCATCTCCGCCGCGGCCATCGAGAAGGCCAAGGCCACCACGCCCGCCGCCATCCAGGCCGCGCTCAAGGAACTGGGCAGCGGCGCGGGCTACATCGGCGCGACGGGCACGATCCGCTTCGACCAGGACCGCCAGCGCATCGATCCGCCCTACGACAAGCACAAGTTCGAAGGCGGCCAGCTCGTACCGCGCTGACGCCCGTCCCTGTCGCGCAGGCCGCAGGGCCTGTGCTTTTTTCCGAGATCCCGAGATGTTTCAATTCGTCGTCGACACGGTCCTGCGTGCCTCCGACCTGGCGCTCATCGCGCTGGGCCTGAGCATGCTCTACGGACTGGTGAAGTTCCCCAACGTGGCGCACATGCAGTACGCCATGTTCGGCGCCTACGTGACCTACGCCCTGCAGTCCGGCGGCTTTCCGCTGGTCGTCGCGCTGCTGGCCGGCAGCGTGGCGGCCGGACTGCTCACGCTGGGGCTGCAGGTGCTCGTGTTCCAGCGGCTGCTGCGCGGCGGGCCGGCCATCGCCATGATCGGCTCGCTGGCCGTGGCCATGCTGGTCATCGCCATCATGCAGGGGCTGGCCGGGTCGTTCCCGCGCATGTTCAACCTGCCGCGCGTGGAGCCGCTGGTGATCGGCGGCGCCCGCATCGCCTGGACGCAGCTCTACCTGATGGGCACCACCATCGTGCTGCTCGTGCTCTTCATGCTGGTGCTGTTCCGCACGCGGCTGGGGCGCTCGATGCGCGCACTGTCGAGCAACCCCATGCTCGCCAACGCGTCGGGGCTCAATGCCGAGCGCATCACCTACTTCGTGAGCTTCGCCAGCGGCGCCATCGCCGGGCTGGGGGGCAGCATGCTGGCCCTGTCCACCGGCGCGCACATCAATCTGGGCAACGACCTGCTGCTGCCCGTGTTCGCGGCGGCCATCCTCGGCGGGCTGGGCAACCCCATCGGCGCGGTGTTCGGCGCGCTGCTGATCGCGCTGACCGAGACCGCTGTCACCAACCTCAACTTCGGCCCCTTGCTCGGGCGCGAACTGGCGTTCATGCCCGTGGGCTACATCTCGGCCGGCTCCTTCCTGATCCTGCTGCTGGCGCTGCTCTTCAAGCCCTACGGGCTGTTCGACCGGGAGGTCCGCCGTGTTTGACTTCGCCGTCTCCACCGCCACCATCGCGGGCATCTACGCGCTGATGGCCCTGGGCCTGAACCTGCAGGCGGGCTACGCGGGCCTGCTGAACTTCGGCCACATCGCCTTCGCGGGCCTGGGCGCCTACGCGGCGGGCATCGGCTTCGGCCTGGGCTGGGCGCCGCTGCCCAGCCTGGCGCTGGGCGTGGGCCTGGCCATGCTGCTGGGCGCCTTCATGGCGGGCCTGGGGCGCAAGCTGGCCTCCGATTACTGGGGCATCGCCACGCTGGCCATCGCCGAGATCCTGCGCACCATCGCCACCAACGAGGGCTGGCTCACCGGCGGGGCCAACGGCATCAGCGCCATCCCCGCGCTGTTCGACAGCCTGCCGCGCCCCTGGAACGCCGTGGCCTTCCTGGCGCTGGTGCTGGCCGTGCTGGCCGCCGCCGCGTGGCTGTGCGCGCGCCTGGGCAACGGCCGCTTCGGCCGCGCGCTGCGGCTGATGCGCGAGGAGCCGCAGCTGGCCACCTGCCTGGGCTACAACCTGCGCACGCTCAAGACCCGCGCCATCATGGCCAGCGCCGCCGTCACCGCGCTGGGCGGCTTTCTCTACGCGCACTACATGAGCTTCGCGGGGCCCGAGTACATGCTCGCCTCCGAGACCTTCCTGCTGTGGACCATGGTGATGATCGGCGGCCTGGGCAACACGCTGGGCGTGCTGGTGGGCGTGGCCACCGTGCAGGCCGCTCACGTGCTCGTGCCCTTCGCCAAGGACTGGATCGGCTTCGACTCCGACGTGGCCGGCGCGCTGCGCCTGGGGCTGATCGGCGCCATCCTGCTGGCCTGCCTGCTGTGGCGCAGCGAGGGCCTGGTTCCTGAAAAACTGCGGAAGATCCCATGACCCCCCTGCTTCGCGTCAATGACGTCGCCAAGGCATTCGGCGGCAACCAGGTGCTCCACGGCGTGGAGTTCGACATCGCCCCCGGCGAGATCGTCGGCCTGCTGGGGCCCAACGGCTCGGGCAAGAGCACGCTGCTCAACACCATCACGGGCTTCGAGGCCATAGACCGCGGCCAGATCGCGTTCGAGGGCCGGCGCATCGACCAAATGCCCGCGCACCGCATCGTCGCCGCCGGCGTGGGGCGCACGTTCCAGCTGCCCTCCATGCCGCGCAAGATGTCGGTCATGGAGGTGGCCATGGCCGCCTCCACCGCGCACCACGGCGTGTGGGGCACGCTGCTGGGCACCGCAGCGAGCCGCCAGGCCGAGGCCGCGGCGCACGCCAAGGCCACGGCGCTGCTGGAGCAGCTGCTGCTCACCCACGTGCGCGACCTGCCCGCTGCGGCCCTCTCGGGCGGGCAGAAGAAGCTGCTGGGCATCGTCTGCGCGCTGATGGGCGACCCGCGCCTGCTGATGCTCGACGAGCCCACGGCCGGCGTGCACCCCAACCTGCGCCGCGACATCGTGGCCGCGCTGCAGCGCCTCAATGCGCAAGGAATGACGCTGGTGATCGTGGAGCACGACATGCATTTCATCCGCGAGGTGTGCACGCGCTGCATCGTGCTGGACCGCGGCCGCATCGTGGCCAGCTGCCGGCCCGACGAACTGGCATCGAACGAGCACGTGGTGCGGGCCTACCTGGGAAGCGTGGAACCGAAAGCCGTGGAGGAAACCCTCTGATGATCAGGATCGACAACATCGTCGCGGGCTACACGCCCGAGGTGGACATCCTCAAGGGCATCTCGCTGCACGTGGACCGCGCCGAGATCGTGACCCTGCTCGGCCCCAACGGCTGCGGCAAGAGCACGCTGCTCAAGACCATCGCCGGCGTGCTGCTGCCGCGCAGCGGCACCGTCACGCTGGAGGGGCAGGACCGCTCGCAGATGCCTGTGCACCGCAAGATCCGCCACTGCAGCCTGGGCTTCGTGCCGCAGACCGAAAACGTGTTCGCCAACCTCACCGTGCGCGAGAACATGCAGGTGGGCGGGCACTACCTGCCACCCGATGCGTGCCAGCGGCGCATGGACCAGCTGTGCGATCTGTACCCCGTGCTGGGTCGCAAGATCGAGGCGCGTGCGGCGTCGCTCTCGGGCGGCGAGCGGCAGATCCTGGCGTTGGCGCGCGCGCTCATGCCCAGCCCCAGCCTGCTGCTGCTGGACGAGCCCTCGGCCGGCCTCTCGCCCAAGGTGCTGCAGGAGGTGTTCGCCGCCATCGTGGAGGTGCGCGACAAGGAGCGCGTGTCCATCCTCATGGTGGAGCAGAACGCCATGGAGGCCATGCGCATGTCCGACCGCGCCTACATCCTCTCGATGGGCACCGTCGCGCTCACCGGCACCACGCGCAAGCTGCTGCACGACCCGCAGGTGCGCGAGCTCTACATGGGCGGCCGGGCCGCCTGATTCAACCCCAAGGAGAACCCCCGATGACCCATCGCACGACCCGCCGCGCCGTGGCCCTGGCCACCTGCGCGCTGCTCGCCCTGCCCGCCGCCAGCCACGCGCAGACGGCCCAGGCCCCCGTGAAGTTCGGTGCCACGCTGTCGCTCACCGGCGCCAGCGCCAGCGTCGGCGAGGACCAGCGCCGCGGCATGCTGATCGCGCTGGAGGAAATCAATGCGCGCGGCGGCGTGCTGGGCCAGCCCCTGCAGCTCGTGATCGAGGACACGGGCGGGCGCGCCGTCTCCGCGCTGGACGCGGCCAAGAAGCTCGTGTCGGTGGACAAGGTGGCGGCGGTGCTGGGCGAATACTCCTCCAGCCTGACCATTCCCGTGGGCCAGTACGTGGTGCGCGAGGGACTGCCCTTCGTCAACCACGGCAGCTCCAGCCCGGCGGTGCGCACCATCGGCGAGGGCGCCTTCAGCGTGATCGGGCTGGACGACGCCTCGGCGCGCTTTTCCGCGCAGGACCTGTGGGAGCTGGGCCACCGCAAGGTGGCCTTCATCGCCCCCAACAATGCCTACGGCCAGGGCGTGGCGGCGGAGTTCAGGAAGAACTTCGAAAAGCTGGGCGGCACGGTCGCGTCGCAGGTGCTCTATACGGCCGGCCAGTCCACCTACCGGCGCGAGCTGCAGCAGATGGAGCGCGCCAAGCCCGACGTCTACGTATACAGCGCCTACGGCCAGGAGGCCGCCGTCATCAACCGTGAGGCCTTCGAGCTGGGCCTGCACCAGGGCCAGCCCTGGTACGCGATCTACCACACCATGTGCACGACCGACAGCGCGCCCGAGCATGTAGCGGGCCAGCGCGGCATCGACGTGCGCTCGGTGGGCCCGCAGGGCCAGGGCTTCAAGGCGGCCTACGAGGCGAAGTACGGCCACCCCTTCAAGTCGTCGTACACCGGCTATGCCTACGACAGCGTGCGCCTGCTGGCCGCCGCGGTGCAGCAGGCGGGCACGACCCGGCCCGACGCGGTGAAGCAGGCCCTGCGCTCCATCGCCAACGGCTACGAGGGCGCGACGGGCACGCTCACCTTCGCGGCGGACGGGCAGCGCGCCGACCAGCCCTACCAGAAGACGGTGTACCGCGGCCGGGTGCAGCCGCGCTGAATTTCAAGTAAAAACGGCTGTCAGCGCTTGTCCATAAAGCGCTGGCAGCTCTCTTTTTTGACGTTCAGGCCGGCCACGCCTCCAGCGCCGTGCGCACGGCCGCCACCGTGGCGGGCGACACCTCGCACATCGGCAGCCGCAACGCGCCAGCACACAGCCCGCGCAGTTGCGCCGCGAGCTTGGCCGGGCCGGGGCTGCTTTCGGCGAACAGCGCGCAGGTGAGCGGCATCAGCCGCAGGAACCGCGCCCGCGCGCCGGCCCAATCGCCCTCGTCCATAGCGCGGCACAGGGCGGCCACCTCGGCGGGCAGTATGTTGGCGACCACCGAGATCACACCCTGCCCGCCCAGCGCGAGGTAGGGCAGGCTGGTGAAGTCGTCGCCGCTGTACTGCGCGAAGCCCGGCGGCACGGCCAGCGCGATGTCGGCCGCGCGGGCCATGTCGCCCGTCGCATCCTTGATGCCCGCGATGCGAGGGTGGCGTGCCAGTTCGGCCACGGTGGCCACCTGCAGGTCGACCACCGTGCGGCCCGGCACGTTGTAGAGCACCAGCGGCAGCGCGGTGGCGTCGGCCTGCGCGCTGAAGTGCGCCACCAGGCCCCGCTGCGTGGGCTTGTTGTAGTACGGCACCACGCTGAGCAGCGAATCCGCGCCGCATTCCTCGGCGAAGCGCGCCAGCGCCACGGCCTCGACGGTGGAATTGGCGCCCACGCCGGCCATGACGTGCGTGCGGCCCGCCGCATGCTCCACGGCGGCGGCGAGCAGGTCGCGGTGCTCGGTGTGCGAGAGCGTGGCGCATTCGCCCGTGGTGCCGGCGATGACGATGCCCGCCGTGCCCGAGTCGATGTGCCAGTCGATCAGGCGGCGCAGCGCCGGCAGGTCGATGCGCAGGTCGTCGGTGAACGGCGTGAGCAGCGCCACCAGGCTGCCGCGAGGCAGGCGGGCGGGCGCGCGGGAAGCGGGCGATGAGGGCATGGGGGAATCCACGGAACTATGAAAACAGGAGCTGCCAGCGCTTGCTGCGCAATGATTTGAATGAAAAATCACTTGAAACCATTGCATGGCAAGCGCCGGCAGCTATGAAATTTGAGAATCACGCGGCGCGGCGGCGTACCACCTGGGGCTCCTGCCAGCGCTGCAGCAGTTGCGCCAGCTCGGCCTCGTAGGCCTGGCGGGCGGCTTCCTTCACATGGCCGTAGCCGCGCACCTTCATGGGCGCCTGGGCGATCTGCACGGCCAGCTCGTGCTGGTCGGGCCGCGCCTCCTTCAGCAGGCGCTGCACCAGGGCTTCGAACTGGTCGATCATGGCGCGCTCGTGGCGGCGCTCCTCGGTGCGGCCGAAGGGGTCGAGCGCCGTACCGCGCAGAAACTTCAGGCGCGCCAGCACTCCAAAGGCGGGCAGCATCCAGGCGCCGAACTCGCGCTTCTTCTGGCCCAGCAGCGGCGGCGCAAGGTTGAAGGCCAGGCGCGGCGCGCCCTCGAACTGCGCATCGATCTGCGCGCGGAACGCGGGCGCGGCATAGAGGCGCGCCACCTCGTACTCATCCTTGTAGGCCATGAGCTTGAAGAAGCTCTGCGCCACGGCACTGGTCAACTGCTCCTGGCCGGGCCACACGCGCGACTCGTGCGCGCGCACCGCATCCACCAGCGCCTTGAAGCGCGCGGCGTAGGCCGCGTTCTGGTAGCCGGTGAGGAACTCCACACGGCGCTGCACGGCCTCATCCAGGCTGGGGGCCTGCTTGCGCTGCACGGCGCCCGCGCTGGCCGCCACGGCTTGCGGATCCACCGCGTGGCGGCGGCCCCAGCGGAAGGCGGCGAGGTTCATCTTCACGGCGGCGCCGTTGAGTTCGATGGCGCGCTCGATGGCTTGCGCGCTCACCGGCACCAGGCCGCGCTGGTACGCGGCGCCGAGCATGAACAGGTTGGTGGCGATGGCGTCGCCGCAGAGGGCCAGCGCGAGGCGCCCCGCGTCCACCAGCTCCAGGTTGCCCTCGCCGATGGCGCGCGCGATGGTCTTGACCAGCGGGTTGGCGGGGAACTGCATGTCCGGGTTCTGCGTGAAGGCGCCGGGCATCACCTCCTGCGTGTTGACGATGGCGCGCGTGGCGCCCTTGCGCGTCATGGTCAGCGTGTTGCCCGCGGCGGCCACGACGAGGTCGCAGCCGATCAGCGCGTCGGCCCCGCCCGGCGCCACGCGCACGGCGGCGATCGCCTGGGGGCTGGCGCCGAAGCGCATGTGCGTCCACACCGAGCCACCCTTTTGCGCCAGGCCCGCCATGTCGAGCACGCCCACGCCCTTGCCTTCCAGGTGCGCGGCCATGCCCAGCAGCGCGCCGATGGTAACCACGCCCGTGCCGCCCACGCCGGTGATGACGAGGCTGTAGACGCCCTGCGCCAGGTCGGGCAGCGCCGGCTCGGGCAGGGGTGATGCGAGACTGTCGCTCCCCGTGCCGCTGCCCTTCCTCAGCTTGCCGCCGCGCACGGTGACAAAGCTGGGGCAAAAGCCCTTGAGGCACGAGAAGTCCTTGTTGCAGGCCGACTGGTCGATGGCGCGCTTGCGGCCGAACTCGGTTTCCACCGGCACCACGGCCACGCAGTTGGATTGCGCGCCGCAGTCGCCGCAGCCCTCGCACACGGCCTCGTTGATGACCAGGCGCATGTCGGGATCGGGGAACTCGCCGCGCTTGCGGCGGCGGCGCTTCTCGGCCGCGCAGGTCTGGTCGTAGACCAGCACGCTGGTGCCGGGCACCTCGCGCAGCGCGCGCTGCACGGCGTCCAGCTCATCGCGGTGGTGGATAGTCACGCCCGGCGCCCAGCCGGTCACGCCGCCGTATTTGCCGGGGTCGTCCACCACCACGGCAATGCGCGCCACGCCCTCGGCATGCACCTGCTGGGTCATGCGCACGGGGTCCAGCGGGCCGTCGTGGCGCTGGCCGCCGGTCATGGCGACGGCGTCGTTGTAGAGCAGCTTGAAGGTGATGTTGGTCCTGGCCGCCACGGCAGCCCGGATGGCGAGCAGGCCCGAGTGGAAATAGGTGCCGTCGCCCATGTTCTGGAACATGTGCGTGCGCCTGGAGAACGGCGCCTCGCCCACCCAGGCCATGCCCTCGGCGCCCATCTGCGTGTAGCCCAGCGTGCCGCGGTCCATGCTCTGCGCCATCCACGAGCAACCGATGCCCGCGTAGCCGCGGCTGCCCTCGGGAATGCGCGTGGAGGTGTTGTGCGGGCAGCCCGCGCAGAAGTAAAAACTGCGCGCCATCACGTCCACCGCGCCCAGCACGGGCTTGCGGCGCGCGAGCGCGTGGGTCGCCTCCAGCAGCGCCGGGTCGATCTCGGCCAGGCGGTGGCCCAGCACCTGGGCGATCATCGCGGCATCCAGCGCCAGTTCGGTGCGGAACAGCTTGGCGCCGCGCTCGTCCTTCTTGCCGATGACCTGCGGCGCGCCAGGGCGGCCGTAGAGGATGTCCTTGAGCTGCGCCTCCAGCAGCGCGCGCTTTTCCTCGATGACGATGACCTTGTCCAGCCCCAGCGCGAATTCGGCGATGCCCTCGGGCTCCAGCGGCCAGACCAGGCCGGCCTTGTAGACCGCCAGGCCCAGCGCCTGCGCGCGCACCTCGTCGATGCCCAGATCGGCCAGCGCCTGGCGCAGGTCGAGCCAGCTCTTGCCCGAGGTGACGATGCCGATGCGCGCGCCCTCGCGCCGCCCGAAGGCCACGCGGTCGATGCGGTTGGCGCGCGCGAAGGCGCGCACGGCATCGAGC
This region of Alicycliphilus denitrificans K601 genomic DNA includes:
- the dapA gene encoding 4-hydroxy-tetrahydrodipicolinate synthase, whose translation is MPSSPASRAPARLPRGSLVALLTPFTDDLRIDLPALRRLIDWHIDSGTAGIVIAGTTGECATLSHTEHRDLLAAAVEHAAGRTHVMAGVGANSTVEAVALARFAEECGADSLLSVVPYYNKPTQRGLVAHFSAQADATALPLVLYNVPGRTVVDLQVATVAELARHPRIAGIKDATGDMARAADIALAVPPGFAQYSGDDFTSLPYLALGGQGVISVVANILPAEVAALCRAMDEGDWAGARARFLRLMPLTCALFAESSPGPAKLAAQLRGLCAGALRLPMCEVSPATVAAVRTALEAWPA
- a CDS encoding indolepyruvate ferredoxin oxidoreductase family protein, with the protein product MSDLSVGSRLRAVGLDDKYTATEGTVYLTGVQALVRLPMMQKRRDRAAGLDTAGYITGYRGSPLGTFDDQLVKARKHLQAHDVVFVPGVNEDLAATAVWGSQMAEIGGEGRFDGVFSIWYGKGPGVDRSGDAFRHGNLAGSSKNGGVLVLMGDDHTCESSTTCHQSEFALVDAQMPILSPAGVPELIEYGLYGWALSRYSGCWVGMKCIKDTADASGSVEVHEAGSSFTCPELPDMPPDGLNIRLPDTPHAQEYRLVNHKLDAVRAFARANRIDRVAFGRREGARIGIVTSGKSWLDLRQALADLGIDEVRAQALGLAVYKAGLVWPLEPEGIAEFALGLDKVIVIEEKRALLEAQLKDILYGRPGAPQVIGKKDERGAKLFRTELALDAAMIAQVLGHRLAEIDPALLEATHALARRKPVLGAVDVMARSFYFCAGCPHNTSTRIPEGSRGYAGIGCSWMAQSMDRGTLGYTQMGAEGMAWVGEAPFSRRTHMFQNMGDGTYFHSGLLAIRAAVAARTNITFKLLYNDAVAMTGGQRHDGPLDPVRMTQQVHAEGVARIAVVVDDPGKYGGVTGWAPGVTIHHRDELDAVQRALREVPGTSVLVYDQTCAAEKRRRRKRGEFPDPDMRLVINEAVCEGCGDCGAQSNCVAVVPVETEFGRKRAIDQSACNKDFSCLKGFCPSFVTVRGGKLRKGSGTGSDSLASPLPEPALPDLAQGVYSLVITGVGGTGVVTIGALLGMAAHLEGKGVGVLDMAGLAQKGGSVWTHMRFGASPQAIAAVRVAPGGADALIGCDLVVAAAGNTLTMTRKGATRAIVNTQEVMPGAFTQNPDMQFPANPLVKTIARAIGEGNLELVDAGRLALALCGDAIATNLFMLGAAYQRGLVPVSAQAIERAIELNGAAVKMNLAAFRWGRRHAVDPQAVAASAGAVQRKQAPSLDEAVQRRVEFLTGYQNAAYAARFKALVDAVRAHESRVWPGQEQLTSAVAQSFFKLMAYKDEYEVARLYAAPAFRAQIDAQFEGAPRLAFNLAPPLLGQKKREFGAWMLPAFGVLARLKFLRGTALDPFGRTEERRHERAMIDQFEALVQRLLKEARPDQHELAVQIAQAPMKVRGYGHVKEAARQAYEAELAQLLQRWQEPQVVRRRAA